In Oncorhynchus masou masou isolate Uvic2021 unplaced genomic scaffold, UVic_Omas_1.1 unplaced_scaffold_5182, whole genome shotgun sequence, the DNA window ggtgaaagagaggtggagatgaaagagagtagacaggaaggagaggtggagaggaaagagaggtggaggtgaaagagagattgaggtgaaagagaggtggagatgaaagagagacaggaaggagaggtggagaggaaagagaggtggaggtgaagaggtggagaggaagaggtgggaggtgaaagagaggggaggtgaaAAGAGGTGTGGAGGTGAaaaagaggtggagaggaaagaGGTGGAGGTGAAAGAGGTCGAGGTGAAAGAGGTGGAGATGAAAGAGagtggacaggaaggagaggtggagaggaaagagaggtggaggtgaaagaggtggaggtgaaagagagatagacaggaaggagaagtagacaggaaggagaggtagacaggaaggagaggtggagatgaaGGAGAGGTAGACAGGAAAGAGGTCGACAGGTAAGAGGTGGACAGGAAGGAGAGTTGGAGAGGTAGACACGAAAGAGGTAGACAGGAAAGAggtagacaggaaggagaggtggagatgatggagaggtggacaggaaggAGTggtagacaggaaggagaggtggacaggaaggagaggtggacaggaaggagaggtagacaggaaggagaggtagacaggaaggagaggtagacaggaaggagaggtagacaggaaggagaggtagacaggaaggagaggtggagatgaaggagagatggacaggaaggagaggtggagatgaaggagagatggacaggaaggagaggtggagatgaaggatgtggacaggaaggagaggtagacaggAAAGAGGTAGACAGGTAAGAGGTGGACAGGAAGGAGagttggagaggaaggagaggtagacaggaaggagaggcagacaggaaggagaggcagacaggaaggagaggtggacatgaaggagaggtggacaggaaggagaggtggagatgaaGGAGTgatggacaggaaggagaggtggacaggacggagaggtggagatgaaggatgtggacaggaaggagagatggacaggacGGAGAGGTAGAGATGAAGGATGTGGACAGGAAGGAAATGTGgagatgaaggagaggtggaggtgacAAGGAGAGGAAGCCTCTTTCACCGTAACCATTAGATATTAGTGATTAGGTCAGTCTGCTGCTGTGTCCTGGGCACCATACTGCTCCCAGAGCATTGTTCATCCATTATTCAGACTCCCTCAGGCACCACGGCAACCCACAATCCAATTAGaccagcaggtgtgtgtgtctcagagtgACAGCACAGACTGCCTGTTACCAACAATAACTGTACTCAGCTGCAGAACATCTAACCCAGTTTCCACTACCAAGTGTCAGATCATGTAAAGTTGCTTTACTCCATAGCTTCAAAACTAGATTAAAACTAGATTTCTCCTTCATCCATAGCTCAGTATTAAACATTTTGAGAGTGGTTAGATTTCTCCAGCTGCATCCCTCAACTGTTAACCAAAACAAGTGTCAGGGTGACGGCTTGTTGTTGTCTAATCCCAGATTGCCGTTTAAACCAGTTTCACTTCAAGGAAACCATGACATTTCCTCTAAATCCTGTAACGTAGCTGTTAAACCACAGAGCACTGAACCATAATGCTGCCCAGCTGTAGGTTGATCAGGTTATGGTCTCCTTAGAGACCTGGGGCCGTAGGTATCGACCCTCGCCGGGGCCGTAGGTATCGACCCTCGCCGGGGCCGTAGGTATCGACCCTCGCCGGGGCCGTAGGTATCGACCCTCGCCGGGGCAGTAGGTATCGACCCTCGCCGGGGCAGTAGGTATCGACCCTCGCCGGGGCAGTAGGTATCGACCCTCGCCGGGGCCGTAGGTATCGACCCTCCGGGGCAGTAGGTATCGACCCTCGCCGGGGCAGTAGGTATCGACCCTCGCCGGGGCAGTAGGTATCGACCCTCGCCGGGGCCGTAGGTATCGACCCTCCGGGGCAGTAGGTATCGACCCTAGCCGGGGCAGTAGGTATCGACCTCGCCGGGGCCGTAGGTATCGACCCTCGCCGGGGCCGTAGGTATCGACCCTCCGGGGCCGTAGGTATCAACGTTCTCAGAGTAGGCGTGGTGCTATAGGGTCAGTTCCCCTCTACAGGCAATCTAAAGGCGTCCACATACATAGGTTGGGTTTGTTCCTAGTAGAACTCAGCTAGGTCAAGTGAACGTCTGTTcttgcatactcccttaaaataccttcgctttaaaaacaagaaaagcatcaATATTACCGTTTGTCCCTCTTGAGACACTGTAGCAGCAAGTACACACACTGTAGCAGCAAGTACACTGTTTCAACTGAGAAGCATATGGTAAGCCTTATTCCctgtgatctaaaaggctaaactgatcctagatcagcactcctactctgagaccctTTGTGGATACAGCCCCAGGCCAAGCCATGGAGAGACCGCAGCTGCTGCCAGCGTGACTCAGGACTGACTTGGCAGTTCCTCTAACTTAAAtagtatgtgtgcgtgtgcgtgtggagAGAGTGTGTGCCTTAGTGTGCACATGCCAGCCAACTTGCCGATCTTCACAGACATGACTGTGTCTCAGCACCCATAGTCAGTGAGACAAGCTCAGGCCTGACTTATGTTTAATTCCAAATAGACCCTACCCCACTAGAGAGACCCTACTCCCCTAGACGGACCCTACCCCCCTAGACGGACCCTACTCCACTAGACGGACCCTACTCCACTAGACGGACCCTACTCCCATAGCCACTCCTGAAATCTGAAATGGTTGAATAGGTGGaggccttctctccctccctcccactttcAGTCTTCCCTTTCTATctcacccttcctctctttctcagtctggGATCTATAAACTACTCTGCAAAAAGAAAACATGTCATTGCTTGCTGTTGTCTCTCAGTTGTGTAACGTCATCCGTTTGGAATGTAATCTGAGCAGTAATAGAGGTTAACAGATAGGCTGTACTAAGAGTCAGGTGGGCTGGGATCAGACCAAGACACTGTGgatggacatctctctctctgacggatcagtacatacacacacagggtgaagGCATCTGCAGTGACAACAACTTCTGGTCTCAGCCTCCTacgcgcatgcacgcacgcacgcacacacacacacacacacaatctcacccCCTCACCACCCACAGTTTGGCAGGAAGTCTGCATGACTCAACATTTATGACGAGTAGCCAATCGCAGGCCAGGAGAGAGGGGCACTGGCCAGTGGGAACTCAGAATCCGACAGGCATCCGTCACCTGCATTGGCAGCTTTCTGATTCGACGTCTCGCTCACAGGCAGTCTGCTGATTTGACTGCTGGGTTGAGTGATGTGCCTGGACGAAGCAACTTTGAACGAAAACAAGAGTTGGCTGATGGACTGCTCGTCTGAATTTCTAGTCTGAAAACCGCTGCTCGCTCCTACCACTTTGTTAGACTTGAGGATTTGTGTTACCTACCCCAAGCTGATTCATTGGTTTTATCTTAGTGGGCGAACAAGTCTTGTGATATGCAGAAGGGATAAGGTGAATGGTTGTCAACTCAGTTGTTCAGTTCAATGTGGTTCCCTGAGTGTGCCAGGGGCAAATCTGACATTGCACACTATTAcctatatagggcactatttcaaatggcaccctattccgaacatagggctatggtcaaaagtagcgcactataggCTCCCGAGTGTCGCAGCGGTCTaagtgctggaggcgtcactacagaccctggttcgattctaggctgtatcacaaccgaccgtgattgggagtcccatagggtggcgcacaattggcccagcgttgtccgtgttagggtttggccgggttaggccgccactgtaaataagaatctgttcttaactgacttgcctagttaaataaagcttaaatACAAAATCAATAAATTTGCCGTGTTCAAAAAGTAATGTACTAAATATGGACtgaggtgccattttggacgaaACCCATGTGACTGGCCATCACCACATTGGCGTATTCCAACTCTTACCTCACTTCCTCTTCTTTGAGCCTGCGCGCTGCCTGCTTTGACTGTTTAATCTGCAAGTCCAGTCTGTGCAGGAAGTCTTGAGCCGACAGCTCTTCCGGCTGGGGCCGTTTATAACTACTACTGTCCTTATCTCCAGGGGCCAGAGGTGGTGAGGGGTCCTCCTCAGTGTCCCTGTCCTGCCCCACACAAAGGGGTTgaagtcctggtcctggggatctCCGTCGGGGGACTCTAGAGACAGGCCGTTGAAGGGAGAGGTCTTCTCTGAGACCACAGGGATGTTGAGGGTGTTACGCAGGAAGATACAGTCGTTACTGAACATCTTGTTAGTCCTCTTGATCTGCTCCATCTGGAATCATGTGTGTGACATAACAGTAATAACACATTAATAACATGGTGTAACAAAACAATAACAGTACCCATAACAGGTTAAcaataacagtactaataacaTGGTGTAACAAAACAATAACAGGTTAACAATAACAGTACCAATAACAGGTTAAcaataacagtactaataacatggtgtaacaaaacaataacaggtaaacaataacagtactaataacatggtgtaacaaaacaataacagtactaataacagGTTAACAAAACAATAACAGTACCAATAACAGGTTAAcaataacagtactaataacaTGGTGTAACAAAACAATAACAGGTTAACAATAACAGGTTAAcaataacagtactaataacaggttaacaataacagtactaataacaggttaacaataacagtactaataacaTGGTGTAACAAAACAATAACAGGTTAACAATAACAGGTTAAcaataacagtactaataacaggttaacaaaacaataacagtactaataacaggttaacaaaacaataacagtactaataacaggttaacaaaacaataacagtactaataacagGTTAACAAAACAATAACATCAGTACCAATAACTGCAGTCACAAAGCAGCCGTAACATAAATAGCAATACTAACAAGATTGTAATAACACaagacagtaacaacagtatcaaCACTGATAGAAATGTAGGTAGTAACACATGTTGTTATTGGGTGAGAGATGAGCAATGTACTCAGATGTTCAGGAAGACAGACATTCCTAGAAGCCCCCAGGGCTGGGAGGGGCTACTCCAGTCCTGGAGGGACACAGTGTGTGCAAGCCTCTGTTTCACCACAACACTAACACACCAGATGAAAGGAAAGCCAGCACACTGTGCTCCTTCAGGACTGGAGGAGTCCACAGTGGTCATCAGTGACAGCTACAGAGGTGGGAAAGATGACTGACAAACACTGCATGTGGCTGAAGTTGCTCACACAAGATCACATGAACCTTTGTGTAGGCCAACATTGCTACACTGTAGCACATTCTGTTATGAGTCATGATGACCATGTTGTTAATGCAACAATGTAACAGTAACAATGTAGCTAATGTGGAGCAGGGACGCTCAGGCCTTGAATGGGATGAAATCTGATACTGAAGTTTCTGGTTCGAAGCCTGCCCAGTCCGTTCGTTGCATTCAGGTATCATGAGAGTAAGTCATAAATGTTTGGATCTAAGAATAATGTAATCGTGTAGGAGATCTATGCTAGGTTAATCTTGCAAGCCCTGGTTTTATTATGGCAGCGTAGCAAATAGGTGGTCCCAAAAAAATGCTCGCATGCATGACAGTTGATCAAAACAAATGCGCGGTGAATGAGATTTCACATTTTAATATCCACAACCATAACACACAAGACATTCACacaagacgtgtgtgtgtgccggTAATAATAACCTTACCGTTACTTCGTATTTGAGGGCTATGCCCTGCAAAGTGTCGCTGTCTGTGACCCGATGCTCTATGTATTTCTCGCCGAGAGAAGCCGCGACGCTAGCCGTACTCCCGTAAGACCGGATCTTGGTTCGGGCCAGACTCTGTGACAGTTCACTGTCGGATTCTGAACCGGACCTGGACCGGGGAAAGATGGGCTGTCCGATACCAAACCTCGCTCCACCATCCCTCATCGGCAGGACAGGCGAGTACTCCGCCATCTTCTCTCGGTAGCTGCTTGTTGGTTCGTGATGCGCCGACTGCACTCAGCTAACCTGGGCTAGGAGGTAGCCAAGTGGCTGGCTAGCAAACTCAGTCAGGCTGCGGGAAGATTGCCATTTCTAGTTTGGTGACACATGTCGATCCTGTGTGAATGTGGCATATTTCAGGTCAGGCAAAACCGAGCCGTTCGCTGTTTGatgcaacagacagacagtcgtGACTAACAACAACGTGAAACGCTCGGTGTGAATTTAGGGCAATGCAATTGGATACGCACTAGCGTGTCTTTTCCGCTCCAAGTTTGTGACGTCACCAGTGTCATTCAGAGCACAAAGTTCTGGGCATACTGCTAGCTAGGGCCCAACAATGCAGATGTTGTTTTACAGTAGGCCTATCTGATAAAAAATCATGTCAGTCACTTTAAAAATATATGTTCACACCAAACCATTGTGAAATAGAGTGAATATATACTTTTGTCGATTTTGATTAGAATAGCATCCCATGGATGGAGAGCAAttttggggttaagtgccttgctcaaggacacaacaGTGGTTTAGGGTCTACCTACCAGCCTGGAGCTGTGCTATTGCCTGGTCATCCTTCATGGTAAGTTTATGTCCctgtgagctgtgtgtctgtggaaTGTCACAACGACCAGGACGCAGGggcagggtgagggagggggggtgaggtAGGGAGAAATCATATCTTCATGTGGAAAGAACATTCAGCAACCCACGTCACCAATGTGATTCcttgtgagtgtgtgtaattatttcacttttgtttattcatttcacttgctttgacaatgtaaaaatatgttttccatgccaaaaAAGCCTCTTCAATTGAATTGACTATTAACTATTACAACACTGTAAATAGCTGTAATATTTGAAATGTGTCTAGTCTTTTGAaacttgtgagagagagagagagagagagagagagagacagagagacagagagacagagagagagagagagaggacaaaccCAGTGAGCACCAAAAGTGTTACATATCAAATTCTTATTGACTGGATTTTAAGAAGAACTTAAGATGTGCTATCTTGTTTttgtactttttccaacaatagAGATTTTGGTTTGGGAGAGTCTCTCATAGAGAGGAGTGGACGGTGGTTTGGGAGAGTCTCTCATAGAGAGGAGTGGACGGTGGTTTGGGAGAGTCTCTCATAGAGAGGAGTGGACGGTGGTTTGGGAGAGTCTCTCATAGAGAGGAGTGGACGGTGGTTTGGGATAGTCTCTCATGGAGAGGAGTGGACGGTGGTTTGGGAGATTCTCTCATAGAGAGGAGTGGACGGTGGTTTGGGATAGTCTCTCATGGAGAGGAGTGGACGGTGGTTTGGGAGAGTCTCTCATAGAGAGGAGTGGACGGTGGTTTGGGAGAGTCTCTCATAGAGAGGAGTGGATGGTGGTTTGGGATAGTCTCTCATAGAGAGGAGTGGACGGTGGTTTGGGAGAGTCTCTCATAGAGAGGAGTGGACGGTGGTTTGGGAGAGTCTCTTATAGAGAGGAGTGGACGGTGGTTTGGGAGAGTCTCTCATAGAGACGAGTGGACGGTGGTTTGGGAGAGTCTCTCATAGAGAGGAGTGGACGGTGGTTTGGGAGAGTCTCTCATAGAGAGGAGTGGACGGTGGTTTGGGAGAGTCTCTCATAGAGAGGAGTGGACGGTGGTTTGGGAGAGTCTCTCATAGAGAGGAGTGGACGGTGGTTTGGGATAGTCTCTCATAGAGAGGAGTGGACGGTGGTTTGGGATAGTCTCTCATAGAGAGGAGTGGACGGTGGTTTGAGAGAGTCTCTCATAGAGAGGAGTGGACGGTGGTTTGGGAGAGTCTCTCATAGAGAGGAGTGGACGGTGGTTTGGGATAGTCTCTCATAGAGAGGAGTGGACGGTGGTTTGGGAGAGTCTCTCATAGAGAGGAGTGGACGATGGTTTGGGAGAGTCTCTCATAGAGAGGAGTGGACGGTGGTTTGGGAGAGTCTCTCATAGAGAGGAGTGGACGGTGGTTTGGGAGAGTCTCTCATAGAGAGGAGTGGACGGTGGTTTGGGAGAGTCTCTCATAGAGAGGAGTGGACGGTGGTTTGGGAGAGTCTCTCATAGAGAGGAGTGGACGATGGTTTGGGAGAGTCTCTCATAGAGAGGATTGGACGGTGGTTTGGGAGAGTCTCTCATAGAGAGGAGTGGACGGTGGTTTGGGAGAGTCTCtcatagagaggagggagatcgTGGTTTGGGAGATGGCCTCTCCATAGCTGAGAGGAGTGGACGGTTTGGGAGAGTTGAGGAGTCTCTCATAGAGAGGAGTGGACGGGGTGGTTTGGGAGAGTCTctcatagagagggagtggacggTGGTTTGGGAGAGTTCCCCATAGAGAGTCTCtttatagagaggggtggacggTGGTTTGGGAGAGTCTCTCATAGAGAGGAGTGGACGGTGGTTTGGGAAGTCTCTCATAGAGAGGAGTGGACGGTGGTTTGGGGAGAGTCTCTCCTTAGAGGGGTGGACGTGGTTTGGGGAGAGCTTCATAGAGAGTGAGGACGGTTTTGGGGGAGAGTCTCTCATAGAGAGGAGTGGACGGTGGTTTGGGATAGTCTCTCATAGAGAGGAGTGGACGGTggtttgggggagagagaggagggacggtcTCATAGAGAGGAGTTGGTTTGGGATAGTCTCTCAGAGACGAATGATCACAAGAGTTGCTCTAGTCTTCTCTTTCCCTCAAATGAAAAGAGGAAGCAGGGACAGATTGGGACTGGAAAACCGGACCACTTTTTTATCTCGAGGCCCCCATATTAGTCAAACAATGATAATTTTGCGCAAAAACACAAATTTAGACAGGCCCACAGGACAAAAAATGGACCAGTCCACCTGGCATATACCTGAAATGTCCTATGACCAGTCCTCCCCCTGAGAGGAAGTGTATATGTGTCTTTATAGCAGACATGTTCTGAAAACAAACACATTCCCATGACAACCAACCACTTCTGGGTGGTAGGGCCTTTCTCTTCTTCCTCATTGGGGAAAACCCAAGCAGCTGTTGCCACAAACTATTGGGGTAGTAACCAATTGATGTAATGATTAACTGAAATGCCATAACCAGTCCTCCCAGTCCTCCCCTGAGGGGTCAGTGGGTCAGTGATCAGTGTGATATCTGCTAAATGgaagaaaaaaacagaaaaacaaatGTCCATTGTTCACTGTTAGATatggacaataaagttgtattgtatagtgtcaACATTAAACAGTCTGTACCATTAAACAGTATCTACTCTGTTATTGTATACTGAAGAGACCCAGAAC includes these proteins:
- the LOC135535825 gene encoding LOW QUALITY PROTEIN: lysM and putative peptidoglycan-binding domain-containing protein 2-like (The sequence of the model RefSeq protein was modified relative to this genomic sequence to represent the inferred CDS: inserted 1 base in 1 codon), which codes for MAEYSPVLPMRDGGARFGIGQPIFPRSRSGSESDSELSQSLARTKIRSYGSTASVAASLGEKYIEHRVTDSDTLQGIALKYEVTMEQIKRTNKMFSNDCIFLRNTLNIPVVSEKTSPFNGLSLESPDGDPQDQDFXPLCVGQDRDTEEDPSPPLAPGDKDSSSYKRPQPEELSAQDFLHRLDLQIKQSKQAARRLKEEEVR